In Setaria italica strain Yugu1 chromosome IX, Setaria_italica_v2.0, whole genome shotgun sequence, the genomic stretch TCTAGTACAGCGATGTATTGCTGAAGCTCATCAATCACCTTTCCTTTCTCGCTAATTATACCACATaacttctccttttcttttgtatGACACTCTTCGTACTCCATTTTGGCAATAAGAGCAACATCCAAATCTCTCTTCAGTACACAGTTTTCATCCATATATGTTTTGAGTTCAGTTTCCATATCAACCTTCAGCTTCTCCAAATGCTCCAATGCTTGCTTTTGCTGATGAAAATTGTTCTCAATTTGGCTCAGCTCACTGCTCCTCTCTGAGAGGACATAATTTGCCTCATTGAGGGCACCTAGTAACTTCACCTTTTCTTGTATAAGCACCTCCTCAGCTTCCATCTTGGCAACAAGAGCAGCATCAAGATCTCTCTTCAGTGTATGGTTGCTATCCATATAGCCTTTGAGTTCACTCTGCATATCAACTTTCAGTTTTTCCAAATGCTCAGTTGCTTGCTTTTGCTGATGAAGGTTGATTTCTAATTGGCTCAGCTCATTGTTCCTGTCAGCAAGGGCACAGTTTGCTTCATCAAGAGCACCTAATGCCTCCCTCAATTTCTCCTGCAGGTTGTTTTCCTTCTCTGAAGCTTCATCTTTTATGCAGTGAACATCCCTCGATGTGTCTTCAAGCATCTCTTTGTATGTATCAAGCTGCCTCTGCATCTTCTCATGTTCTTGTTCTGTACGTTCTAGCTCCTCAATTCTTCCCTGCAATTTTGCTATTACCTCAGATTGCTGTTTCCGTTCAGCTTGAGATTGAACAATTGTGCAATTTCTTTCTTCCAACTGCTTTCTGACAGATGCAATTTCCTTTTCAGTTCCTTCGCAATGATGATGTATATTCAGTCTAACAGTATCAATACATGAGCAGGACTCGTGAAATTTTGACTGTACAACAATGGCAATTATCAAGGCTTCCCAATTCTCCACAGTTTGCAGCTCAAGGGACTTGTAACTGCCCAGTAACTCATTCTGCAATTCCCTGGTAAGCGTATCTTTGGATTCCAACTGTGATAAGCATCCATCCAAGTCACTCCCAAGCTTCTCCATCTGCATTCTCCATTTGTCTTCTTTATCTCTTAGCTTCTCAGTGCAGCTTCTATGTGTCTGCTCCAGAGCTCGGAACTTCTCCCGCAGATCTTTCAGTGACACAACAGCATCTGCACCACTAATCTGTGCCTCCTGATACTCCTTCAGTGTCGACCGCAAATCATCATTTTCTTGCTCAAGACGTTCCTTACTGTAGCCCATTTCCTTAAGTAACGTCACCTTCTCAGCCAGTGAGCTCCTCAAAGATGCAATTTCGCCATCCCTATTTGCGGTCAATGACTCAACCATTGATCTGGCCTCTTCATATTCCGAGACCACATTTCCATACATGTGGCGCAGCTCAGACATCTCTGCTTCCACCCGCTTCCTCCGGCCTTCCTCATGTGCCAACGCCTGGCTGCACATCTCAAGCCTGCATCGGAAATCCTCCGAAATCCTGGCCTTGGAATCCAAATCAGCCTCAAGAGCACCAATCCGATCAACCAAGGTTGACCTATCTGAGCCCCACTCCCTCTTGGCCGCCCTGAAGTCATCCTGGACCTTCTTGAGCGCCTCCTCGAGGTGCCTGAACTGCTCGGCCTTCCACTTGAGCTTGCCCTCTACGgcagccttctcctcctcgagcTTCTCCAGCATGTCGTCCCTCATCACCATCTCCCTCGGCGCCACCCCCATCTTCTCAGCCTCGCCGcacctcctctccttctccgacAAGAGCCCCCTGAGCCGCGCGACCTCCTCGTCGCGCGCGCGCAGGGCGGCTTCCTGCTCCGCCTGCCTCGCCTCGGCGTCCTCGAGCGCCGCGAGGAGGCCCATCTTGTCGGCCTCGAGCCCCTCGGTCTTCTCCCGGAGGGTGCCCTTGAGCGCCTCGTGCACCCCGCAGAGGTGCCTCAGCGCCTGCTCCTTCTCGGCCAGCCTGGCCTCCAGCTGCCCGCAccgctccccggcggcggcggcctcctcgcccctggccgcggcctccgccgcgtgcCGCTCGGCGTCCTCCCGGGCGTCACGCAGCCGCGCGGCCTGGTCGGCGCTCGCGCGCTTGAGGCCGTCGGCGAGGTCGGACTTGGCGCGGAGCTGCGCGGCGAGCGACTCCACCTCGACCCGCAGGTCGTCGAGCTCCTTGCTCATCTCCTCCATTTCCGCtgcgcaaaaaaaaatcaaagcaaAACGTCAACCTCGAAATCCCAAGCAACTGAAGAAATAAATCTCTCCGcagcggagggcggcgggcaCCTTTCTGGGAGGAGCAGGTCGGGAAGAAGGAACGGGACATGGAGCGGCGCCAGGAGGCTAGTGGCTCGGCATGGACGGGGCGagcaagcggcggcgcaggtccAGCGACCGGGCTCTGGGCTGGCGCGGTGGGGAATGGGGATGGCGGCGGAACCCTAGCGGAGTGGGAGGATTTGAAATTTCGGGGGATTTACCTGGGATCGGGAGTGAGGAGGTGGCCGCAGCGGGAGGCGGATCGGAtctgggcgcgggcggcgggcggctctGTTCCGTTTTCTCCAGGATTTGAAATTggctgcgcggcggcgaggccggtgcgagtgcgaggaagaagagaagtgTGCTCGGCTTGAATGAAACAGGAACAGTTTAGCGGCGCCCACACAGATTGGGCCCGTATCTGCATATTGCTACGCTGAAACTGGCCCAGGAAGACTGTGCCACATCCAGCTTGGCCCAACGTGCGTGATTCTGAAGGAGTCCACGGGTCCTTGCACCCAGTTGATGTCGCGCTCCTGACCAAGCTCAAACCGTGTTCACCATTGGGCTAGCGCTAGCGGGCACCTGTTCGTGCACGACGACGCGAGTGAGACTGAGCACCAACCGGACGGAGCTTAGGTTTGGCGACGCGGAGACCTAGGTTTCTCCTACGGTCTGGCGACTTCGGCGGCGATCGTCGCCGATGAAGGTTGGTCCCTATCCTGCATCACGTCTCCTGCTTGTCTTCCTACTCTGGCTGAACAAGGGGTTGATCGGCTCAGCTATCTAGCCTTAGCAGGACAGCAGTGCTCAGAGCTCGTGGGTGTGTGCAGATTGATTTTCTTCCCCATACTCAAACTGTTTGCGATGACGACAGCAACAAGGGCCAAGCAGGGTGCTTTTGTTGTGAATGAACTCCTCCAGTGAGGAGCGCCGCCAGTCCCAATGAGTTGCCTCAATTGGAATTATCGCGGACTCGGCAACTCCGCGACAATTAAGGAACTTCGCGAGCTGGCAAAGGATGTTGCCCCATCGATGATCTGTGTTCTTGAGACTTAGGTGCACAATACACGGGTGGAAGGACTAAAGCATACTCTTGATTTTGATGATTCCTTTGCTGTCAGTAGTTCGGGACTCGGCAACTCCGTGACAATTAAGGAACTTCGCGAACTGGCAAAGGATGTTGCCCCATCGATGATCTGTCTTCTTGAGACTCAGGTGCACAATACACGGGAGGAAGGACTGAAGTATACTCTTGATTTTGATAATTCCTTTATTGTCAGTAGTTCGGGCTGCAGTGGCAGATTAGAAATTTTTTGAAATAATAATATAAGTGTAACTTTGCTGCCTTACTCTCAGTACCGCATTGATGCATTAGCCCAGGAAAGGGATGGTGACCCGTGACGCTTGACTTGTGTTTACGGGGAGGCACAAACGAGAGGCACAAGATGTGGGATATGTTGAAACATATCAAGTCATCATCGCACCTTCCATGGTTGTGTATTGGTGATTTCAATGAAGTGCTACATCGAATAGAACACGTGGACGTATAGGAGAGAAGCCATGCTCAAATTACCGGATTCCGTAAGATGGTGGATGTATGTGGCATAAATGACTTAGTTTATGAAGGTCATAGTTGGATGTATGAAAAGAAGGTAGCTGGGGGCTCCTATTGTCGGGAGTGCCCGGATCGCACTCTGGCAACCCTGGACTGGAGCGTGCGTTTTCCTTTGGTGAAGTGCAAGCATCTGTCGGTGGCTGCCTCGGATCATGTACTGATCTTGCTGAGCTGGAGGTTGGAGGAGCTACGGGCCTCGAGGAAAGAAACGATTCAGGTATGAAGTTACGTAGGAATCCCATTCTGAGTTCTCTAATTCTTTTCTTGAGTCATGGTAGAAGGAGAACGAGGCAACGACCTGCAGGAATTACAGAGAAACTGAAAAAAGTTTCTAGCCACCTTGTGAGGTGGGACATGAACACATTTGAGCATGTACGCGAGGAGTTGTGCAGGCTGAAACAAGAGCTAGAGTGGCTACAATCTGACCCGTAGAGGACGGATCCAACTCATGTGGAGCTTAAAATCAAGGAGAAAATTTTGGAACTGAACCATAGAGAAGAAATAATGTGGAGGCAACATTTCAGAATTATGTGGCTTTCTGTAGGGGATAGAAATCCTAGGTTTCTTCATATCTGAGCTAgcaaaaggaggaagagaaacagGATCACAAGGTTGAAAAAACTAGATGGACAGGTGATAGAAAATGTCCAGGAGATGAGCGATCTAGCAATTAGCTTCTACAAGGAGTTGTATACTTCTAAGGGATCAATAACATGGAGGCAGTGTTGAGTACAGTCCCAACGAAGATTACTGCAGCAATGAACAACAATTTACTTGCAGCCTTTTTCAGATAAGGAAGTCAAAGAAGCTTTGTTTCAGATGTTTCCGACAAAGTTCCCGAGGCCTAACAGTTTTCTGGTGCACTTCTTCCAGCAGCATTGGGACTTATGTGGAACTGAAGTTACCTCAATAGTGTTGAGGATTTtgagaggggaggaggacgcTACATTAATAAACGATACTTTTATTGTTCTAATCCCCAAGGTGGCAGATCCAGAGGAGTTGGGCCAGTTTAGGCCTATAAATTTTTGTAACATTTTGTATAAGATCGCCTCGAAAGTTGTTGCAAACATGCTAAAGCAAATGTTGCCTGAGGTTATATCAAAAGAGTAGTGGGCATTTGTACTTGGGCATCTTATTACAGACAATATAATCTCGGCATATAAATGTTTGCATTTTATGAAGTGGAAAAGACCTCGTGAATCGAGATGTTGTGCTCTGAAGTTGGACATGAGGAAATCTTATGATGAGTTGAGTGGGACTATCTGCGAGCGATCATGCTTCGATTGGGCTTCCACCAATGTTGGGGTTAGACAGTGATGCGCCTGGTAACTACTGTCTCTTTTTCAGTTCTTTTTAACGGTGATAGACTTGACAATTTTAAACCATCAAGGGGCATCCGGCAAGGAGATCCTATCTCTCCTATCTATTTCTGTTGGCAGCAGAGGGCCTTTCATGTATGCTAAAAGCTAGGAATCAGTCATCCGTACTCAATGGGATTAAAGTGGCACCATCAGCTCTGGTGGTGTCTTACTTACTCTTCGCAGATGACAGCCTGTTATTTTTCAGAGCTAATAGGGAAAGTGCAGACAGTCTCTTCGTGAGGTGATCAAGGGAGTACTTGATGTCCATAATGAATCTCTGAGTGAAAAATACCTGGGCATACCGACAGATGTGGGTGTTTTCATTGACGGGACTTTCAAATACATTAAAGATCGTATATGGAAAAAGGTCCAGGGCTGGCTGGAGTAGTGCTTGTCGTCGGGTGGCAAAGAAGTAATGATTAAATCAGTTGCGCAGGCTATACCTACTTATTCGATGTACTGCTTTAAGCTTCCTAGAGGTTTATGCCATCACATCAATGGTTTATTGAGGAACTTCTGGTGGGGTAGCAAGGATGGAAAAAAGGAGAACGTGTTGGGTCACTTGGAATGAGATGATCAAACAAAAGTGCATGGACGGCCTGGGCTTCAGGAATATTGAGCTGTTTAATCTTGCGTTACTAGCGCATCCTTATGGATGAGAGCTCGTGAAGTGCACGAATTTTAAAAGTAGTTTACTTCCCAAACGTGGATTTCTTATATGCTAATCTGAGGTCTTCTCCCTCTCAGATATGGCGATCCATACTTGACTGGAGCGgggattaattaggaggatcggAACCGGAGAATCAACACATATATGGCATATGAATCGAATTCCAGGAGCAAATTATCTTCGCCCCATTAGGATGGACTTGACAGACCCTCCGCAGATGGTTAGATCACAAGACGGTCTCATGGGATGTCCAAAAGTTTCATGCTATTTTCTATCCATCTGATGTTGACGCGATTCTAAATATACCCCTCTACACTAGGAAATAAGGGGATTTCTGGGCATGGCACCATCAAAAGAGGGGGTATTTTCTCAGTTATTCAATTTACAGGATGTTGTTTGTAATCAAAGAATGAGCTACATCATATCTAGAGAATATTGTTGGGAGATCAGATTTAAGGTATGAGGAAAATAAATGGAAGTCGCTATGACAGGTTAAGGTACCATCAAAGATACATGTGTTCTTGTGGAGGCTTGATCATCACTCCTTGCCGTCAGGTGATGTACTGCACCATAGGAACATAGCTACTCGAAGCACCTGTTCGATCTGTGGTATACCTAATTCTTGGAAGCACTCATTGATATAGTGCAATATGGCGAAATGCGTGTGGGCTCTGGAACGCGAGGAAATTACACAGCTGATGAGTGAAACTCAGGAGACTGAGCCTAGGGGATGGTTAGCGGCTATTATCAGCTCGCTAAAGCATGAGGATCTGACACGGATTGTGGTTACTCTTTGGGCCATCTAGTATGCTCGCAGGAAGACGATTCACGAGAGCTCTTTTCAGAGTCCTTTATCGACTCACTGTTTTGTGAACAATTTTATAACTGATCTGGAGATGATCAGGACGGTGCAGGTGACATCGGTGAAATGTACCCAAGGTGTCCCACCTCGGTGGATCCCTCCACCACCGGGCCTTGTTAAAATCAATGTCGATGTAGCCACTTCGAAGAATTCAAGCAAGGCAGTGGCGGCTACCATTGCTAGGGATGCTGCAGGAAACTTCATGGGAGCGTCTGCACTAGTGATTCGTGGACTCTCACATGCAGAGATCGTCGAGGCTATTGCATGCAGCGAAGGCTTGGCATTGGCGAGTGACCTCATGGTTCAACACTTCAGGCTAGCCTCGTACAATGCTAATGTGATCAGAGGAATCAAGAGGGAGAAATGGCCGCTCATGGCCATATCATCAGGAAGATAAATGCTACAGCAACGCAGTTTGGCATTGCTGATTTTGTTCATAAAAATAGGCGCTCCAATGTGGATGCTCACACCATCGTAAGGAGTGCGATCTATGCTGAGGTTGGTAGGCAAGTTTGGCTGTTAAATCCGCCTCAAGGAGTTTGTAACTCTTATAAATAAAGAGTTTTGCCCTCTAAAAAAACAGGCGTGGTTCGCGTGCAAAGAAGCCGGTCCAGGCAGAGGCAGCGTCCCTGTCTGCTTTAACCATCAACCACTCGATTCGGATGGGTAGCCAATGACGCCGATCTGGCCCGGGCAGTGGCCCAATCAGGGCACCCGACAAGACCATGCCGCTGCCTACCGCGTGACCACGACCATACTACTATACTAGTGGTCTAGTGCCGAGCGAAACACCAGTTAGCACTACCACTACGTGTTTCGAATGCACCAAAAAATTCTTAGCACGTCCGGTTCAGAAATTCGCACAGTGAAAACCCCGTGTAATAATGTGAAAAAGGTAAACGAGAGAGGAGACCGCACAGTACTGAGGAACCAACGAGCAACGGCTCAAGTGGCCACAGACTAGACGAGTCCTTTTTAAACTTGTGTGAGCAATTGAGCATGAGCAATTGAGCATGTGTGTGGTGTGATGATGtcgcgaagaggaagaggtACGGCTCACCCGTCAATCACTCAATCCCAACTCCCAAGttgggtcttgtttagttgctcaactttgggtgctaaaattactgtagtaacactgtagcgtttcgtttctatttgtgaattattattcaaacattgactaattaggctcaaaagattcgtctcgcaaggtacaacaaaactgtgcaattagtttttaatttcgtctacattagtactccatgcatgtaccgcaagtttgatgtgatgaaaaatctttttttttcatagtgctaaagttgggatttagGGGTGCACTAAATAAGACCTTGACCATCGGTGGGTCAGGTCGTCGGACACCCCGAAGCGCAAGTACTCTAGGAAACCCAGCCGTTCCATTCCACCACGCGCACCTTCCGCTGAGCTGCACAGCCCAACTACCCCCCGGCCGCGGCACGGCAGGTCGTCGCGCACGCGCCATGGGCgacgccacgcggcggcggcagcagccggcggcggagcagggcaGCTCCGGCGCCAAGGCGGCCGAGCTGGACCCGCCGTTACACGCCATCGGCTTCGAGGTCGAGGAGCTCTCCCCGTCCCGGATCACCGGACGCCTCCTCGTCACGCCCACCTGCTGCCAGGTCAGTCAGTTACTGTCTAGTAGCAGTcctcgcgcgcgcgctcgcgctcgcggcTGCCGGCTGTTCTGATGACCGACTGACCGTGCGCGCTGCGTGCGTGTCCCCGGCAGCCGTTCAAGGTGCTGCACGGCGGCGTGTCGGCGCTGGTGGCGGAGTCGCTGGCGAGCATGGGCGCGCACATGGCGTCGGGCTACCGCCGCGTCGCCGGGGTGCAGCTCAGCATCAACCACTTCCGGAGCGCCGCCCTCGGCGACACCGTCCTCGCGCGGGCCGTCCCCGTCCACCTCGGCCGCTCCACCCAGGTGCTCCGCGTCATCCCTCCCttattaattaattcatcaCCGTCGTCTCCGTCTCCAATTCTGTCTATCGAAGCTGCTTTGAATCGCAGCTAACCGATCGCTGCTCTGAGTCGCGTGTGGATTCCGCCATTCGATTTTAGAGATCGTGTTACGCCTGTGCTGTTCCTTTCTGCTTCTGAAACGAGCGATCGATGTCTTGTTTCGTTCGTCGTCCAATTGGAGTGAGTTAGTGAGTGGCGCTACGCCCTGCCTTCAGAGGCAGCGATCTCCGATGGCAGCGGTTGGGGTTATATCCTGATTTTCCAACGGAAAAGTGCTCAGCACTTCATCAGGCACGCTCTTGAAGAAGATAGGAGTTCCGTGAGAAACCCCTAAAGAATGTACTAGCACAATGACGTACAGTACCATTAGTGTTAGTGGGAAGGACAATGTTCAGACATGATGCTTCACTTTTACCAGGCTCCATAGATCAGAATAAATGATCTATAATTCTATATAGTGTTAAATCATGGGAAATGGAAATCACATAGTCAGAACATGAACATGGATGCGACACCGTTGAACACTTGAACTACCGGACCTGGCCACGAGCTGTTGGCTACATTGAACACACCATAATCTCGAGCAGGTCTGCCGCCTGGTGCAATTTTAGTGGTTCCACTAGAAACACAGGCGCGGCCGTTGCCGCGCCCATTTTGAGTCCGCCAGTGTACTTCATAATTCTTTTGTCAGGTTAATTCAATCTTTAATGGAGAACTGTGATTGTACTTTGTCAGGAAAGACCATGTGAAATATCATAATAAGACAAGCAATATTGTTTGCATAAGAATCTAGGCTCAAGCAAATAATAAGATCGTATTTTGGAGAAGTGcctactaagggggtgtttggatacgaggtactaaactttaggagggtcacatcggatgttcgaacactaattaggaggattaaacatgagctaattataaaactaactgcagaacccatgtactaatccgcgagacgaatctattaagcctaattaatccatcattagcaactggttactgtagcaccacattgtcaaatcatggactaattagacttaatagattcgtctcgcaaattagactccatctgtgtaattagttttataattagactatatttaatacttctaattagtatccaaacatccaatatgacaggtactaaagtttaggaggtgttacccaaacaccccctaaatttgaAGAGATGCAGATGTATGCGCATATatgcttttttttaattagGAAAATATCCGATCTTGAAGATTCACATGTGAATGTCTATGACCATAAAGCGACAAATTTGACCACATAGCTAGAAATTACACGAGTACTTAGACTCAAACCTCAAACCAAGAAACACAAAagacaagaaagaaagaaattaagaaATAAAGCTTGAAAGACTAAGCTTTGAACTTCTTTTAGGTTCTT encodes the following:
- the LOC101772939 gene encoding 1,4-dihydroxy-2-naphthoyl-CoA thioesterase 1 isoform X1 is translated as MGDATRRRQQPAAEQGSSGAKAAELDPPLHAIGFEVEELSPSRITGRLLVTPTCCQPFKVLHGGVSALVAESLASMGAHMASGYRRVAGVQLSINHFRSAALGDTVLARAVPVHLGRSTQVWEVKLWKMDPSTGEKGPQIAESRVTLLSNLPLPEEHKNAGDALKKYASKL
- the LOC101772534 gene encoding uncharacterized protein At4g38062; this encodes MSRSFFPTCSSQKAEMEEMSKELDDLRVEVESLAAQLRAKSDLADGLKRASADQAARLRDAREDAERHAAEAAARGEEAAAAGERCGQLEARLAEKEQALRHLCGVHEALKGTLREKTEGLEADKMGLLAALEDAEARQAEQEAALRARDEEVARLRGLLSEKERRCGEAEKMGVAPREMVMRDDMLEKLEEEKAAVEGKLKWKAEQFRHLEEALKKVQDDFRAAKREWGSDRSTLVDRIGALEADLDSKARISEDFRCRLEMCSQALAHEEGRRKRVEAEMSELRHMYGNVVSEYEEARSMVESLTANRDGEIASLRSSLAEKVTLLKEMGYSKERLEQENDDLRSTLKEYQEAQISGADAVVSLKDLREKFRALEQTHRSCTEKLRDKEDKWRMQMEKLGSDLDGCLSQLESKDTLTRELQNELLGSYKSLELQTVENWEALIIAIVVQSKFHESCSCIDTVRLNIHHHCEGTEKEIASVRKQLEERNCTIVQSQAERKQQSEVIAKLQGRIEELERTEQEHEKMQRQLDTYKEMLEDTSRDVHCIKDEASEKENNLQEKLREALGALDEANCALADRNNELSQLEINLHQQKQATEHLEKLKVDMQSELKGYMDSNHTLKRDLDAALVAKMEAEEVLIQEKVKLLGALNEANYVLSERSSELSQIENNFHQQKQALEHLEKLKVDMETELKTYMDENCVLKRDLDVALIAKMEYEECHTKEKEKLCGIISEKGKVIDELQQYIAVLEEENLGQKLDLGGLIKMQYEKSIQEVNNNYSEIVEVYDIKLLELEERVSFFEQKFTSREQEIMDMFDQEEADWYTLIAEKEIAISDIQRTVESVKVDIEKLLETAAAKVTEVQLEVNQLYRFAETLNSLNIIQEHDRVFKDMLITECDRELESLRVALVLEKEQSGNLKNLTEQLKAQATAEMLEKSKEHLEVANKLKSLEERKEMLEEQLGVLKSRTTDLSNVVLQERNELVDELTGLTNTIGEVIYGGENLMSNLRRITQKVNEEEPYNDTPSSEKTNGRTSAPLIKNKSGHVLDRRSPLKEHNY